Proteins found in one Kangiella sediminilitoris genomic segment:
- a CDS encoding LemA family protein, which translates to MGTIITLVIIVALVLFFIGIYNKLVTLRNRFKNAFAQIDVQLNRRYDLIPNLVETAKGYMKHEKETLEAVISARNSAVSANQEAAAHPDDPDAIKHLNQAEGQLTGALGRLFALSESYPDLKANQTMEQLMEELSTTENKIAFARQAYNDAVMQYNTYREQVPNNFIANPFGFVEAELFEVEDEQVRESVKVSFD; encoded by the coding sequence ATGGGCACCATCATCACATTAGTGATCATCGTAGCTTTAGTGCTGTTTTTTATCGGCATCTACAACAAACTGGTTACACTTCGTAACCGCTTCAAAAATGCCTTTGCACAAATCGATGTTCAACTAAACCGTCGCTACGATCTTATTCCTAACCTGGTCGAAACTGCGAAAGGTTACATGAAGCATGAAAAAGAAACTTTGGAAGCTGTAATCAGTGCGCGCAACAGTGCCGTATCTGCCAACCAGGAGGCAGCAGCCCACCCTGACGATCCAGATGCTATCAAGCACCTAAACCAGGCTGAAGGACAGTTAACCGGTGCGTTAGGACGTCTGTTCGCTCTATCCGAGTCTTATCCCGATCTCAAGGCGAATCAAACCATGGAACAGCTGATGGAAGAGCTGAGCACCACCGAGAACAAAATTGCTTTTGCACGCCAGGCCTATAACGATGCCGTGATGCAATACAACACCTACCGAGAACAGGTTCCTAATAACTTTATTGCTAACCCTTTTGGCTTTGTGGAAGCAGAGTTATTTGAAGTTGAAGACGAGCAGGTTCGCGAGTCGGTTAAAGTCTCTTTCGACTAA
- the glnE gene encoding bifunctional [glutamate--ammonia ligase]-adenylyl-L-tyrosine phosphorylase/[glutamate--ammonia-ligase] adenylyltransferase: protein MKKNLKIPAKLETTSEQRFSEWQQAVSDDSLYDAVLVTWLLTASDYIYRWAIKYPQWLLDAIEAVSIEQGLSKLPEEFELSLTEFDMKQRLRQKRHYWSVIIAVQDILDRIDIKSITFYQSTLADILIQAAYRWSEHQLHQQYGVPRGKGGAQQELLILAMGKLGGRELNFSSDIDLIFTFPEDGETDHESRPIENQKFFVRLGQKLISLLSDITYDGFVYRVDMRLRPYGQSGALVANFNALQDYYVEQGREWERFAMIKARVLNGHDDNRAELESIIRPFSYRRYIDFSVLESIRQLKQKIASELLRKDTQGNIKLGDGGIRELEFIVQSLQLISGGRYPVLQTKNWWNSLDVLKVKELLPVKESHHLKKAYEFLRVLENALQIHDEKQTQELPVDKNVRAQISIMMGATSWDDLTQELEQHQSRVAQFFKGLFHDPHEEEGMDAEYEKLSSWIEGDVKDADKQDLLEQFKITEDMVEDIKSFRSEFSDRKIGSRGLTRLDQLLPHLLIETASQPEPNMTLQRCTELLRGIGRRTAYFEMLAENLPVLEYLVQLVSQSRWLAKQMSIYPSLLDELLFPSNLGKQLSKDDLANQLRQALIRIELDDIEEQLIALGGFKQASQFKIAAGDLTGRFDISAVSQQLTDLAEVIVDYLLQLAWRETVAKFGAPPGCEEGFASGFLVLGYGKLGGDELGYGSDLDLVFLYQGDPQTQTSGRDNSGDKALELHQFYTRLAQRLVHYLSTRTQQGIMYEVDTRLRPSGRSGMLVSHIDAFKKYQHNEAWTWEHQALVRARPVTGDEPLKNEYMQLRGDILSKSKPPQSEHDDLAKDVVKMRQKMRKNLDKTDSKLWDIKQGLGGLVDIEFLVQYWALKHSRELVNKLSSFHQLPFNNVDWLQLLAKFGFIDNKSRDLLVDCYRVFRQISNHNALQNQPSLIDKAELNSEREQVLNLWDSTFEAVNVQ from the coding sequence ATGAAAAAGAATTTAAAAATACCAGCAAAATTAGAGACTACCTCAGAACAACGTTTTTCTGAGTGGCAGCAAGCCGTATCGGATGACAGTTTATATGATGCTGTGCTGGTGACCTGGTTATTAACCGCCAGTGATTATATATATCGGTGGGCCATTAAATATCCGCAGTGGCTGTTGGATGCGATAGAAGCAGTATCTATCGAGCAGGGATTGAGCAAGCTCCCGGAAGAGTTTGAACTGTCACTCACAGAGTTTGATATGAAACAACGGCTTCGACAGAAGCGACATTATTGGTCAGTGATTATTGCGGTTCAGGATATTCTTGATCGAATAGATATCAAATCTATTACCTTTTATCAGTCAACGTTAGCCGATATTTTAATTCAGGCCGCTTATCGGTGGTCTGAGCATCAGCTTCACCAGCAATATGGAGTTCCTAGAGGTAAAGGCGGTGCACAACAGGAACTTTTAATTCTGGCTATGGGGAAGCTGGGTGGACGTGAGTTGAACTTTTCGTCGGACATTGATTTAATTTTCACCTTTCCAGAGGATGGAGAAACCGATCATGAGAGCCGACCCATTGAAAATCAAAAATTTTTCGTTCGTCTGGGCCAGAAGCTAATCAGTCTACTATCGGATATCACTTATGATGGTTTTGTATATCGGGTAGATATGCGACTACGACCATACGGTCAGAGCGGCGCTTTGGTGGCAAACTTCAATGCATTGCAGGATTACTATGTCGAGCAGGGCCGAGAATGGGAACGCTTCGCTATGATCAAGGCGCGCGTTTTGAACGGTCATGATGATAATCGAGCTGAGTTAGAAAGTATTATTCGTCCATTCAGTTATCGTCGATACATTGATTTCAGTGTGCTCGAATCCATTCGTCAGCTAAAACAGAAAATCGCAAGTGAGTTACTTCGTAAAGATACACAAGGAAATATCAAGCTGGGTGATGGAGGTATCCGCGAACTGGAGTTTATCGTACAGTCGTTACAGCTCATCAGTGGCGGACGCTACCCGGTGTTGCAGACAAAAAACTGGTGGAATAGTCTGGATGTGTTAAAGGTTAAAGAGCTGCTGCCTGTAAAAGAAAGTCACCATCTTAAAAAGGCTTATGAATTTTTGCGTGTGTTGGAAAATGCTCTTCAAATACATGATGAAAAGCAGACACAAGAATTACCCGTGGATAAGAACGTAAGAGCTCAGATCAGTATAATGATGGGAGCAACCAGCTGGGACGATTTAACTCAGGAGCTGGAGCAGCATCAAAGCAGGGTTGCACAATTCTTTAAAGGACTGTTTCACGACCCCCACGAAGAAGAAGGAATGGATGCAGAATATGAAAAGCTGTCTAGCTGGATAGAAGGTGATGTAAAAGATGCTGATAAACAGGATTTGCTAGAGCAGTTTAAGATCACCGAAGATATGGTTGAGGATATAAAAAGTTTCCGCTCGGAATTTTCCGATCGAAAGATTGGTAGCCGGGGACTGACTCGACTGGATCAGTTATTGCCCCACCTTCTCATCGAGACTGCTAGTCAGCCAGAGCCTAACATGACTTTGCAGCGCTGTACCGAGTTATTGAGAGGAATTGGTCGCCGTACAGCCTACTTTGAAATGCTTGCAGAAAATTTGCCTGTGCTGGAATATCTGGTTCAGCTGGTTTCTCAGTCGCGTTGGCTTGCCAAGCAAATGTCGATCTATCCTTCTTTGCTTGATGAACTCTTATTTCCAAGTAATCTGGGAAAGCAGTTGAGCAAAGATGATCTGGCTAATCAGTTGAGACAGGCTCTAATTCGCATCGAGCTGGATGATATTGAGGAGCAGTTGATAGCTCTCGGCGGGTTTAAACAAGCCAGCCAATTCAAAATCGCTGCGGGAGACTTGACTGGTCGCTTTGATATCAGTGCTGTTTCCCAGCAGTTAACTGACTTGGCGGAAGTGATTGTTGACTATCTATTACAGTTAGCCTGGCGAGAAACAGTAGCGAAGTTTGGAGCCCCTCCTGGTTGTGAGGAGGGTTTTGCCTCAGGCTTTTTAGTCCTGGGCTATGGCAAGTTGGGCGGTGATGAGCTGGGGTATGGCTCTGATCTTGATTTGGTGTTTTTGTATCAGGGTGACCCTCAAACTCAGACCTCAGGAAGAGACAACAGCGGAGACAAGGCGCTTGAACTGCATCAGTTTTATACGCGGCTGGCACAAAGGTTAGTCCATTATCTCAGTACTAGAACTCAGCAAGGTATCATGTATGAGGTAGACACTCGATTGCGTCCATCAGGCCGCTCTGGGATGCTGGTCAGTCATATCGATGCCTTCAAAAAATATCAGCATAATGAAGCCTGGACCTGGGAACATCAGGCTCTGGTTCGAGCTCGTCCTGTAACAGGGGATGAACCTCTAAAGAATGAGTATATGCAATTGCGTGGAGATATTTTGTCAAAATCTAAACCACCCCAGTCTGAGCATGATGACCTGGCGAAAGACGTGGTTAAGATGAGACAAAAAATGCGTAAGAATCTGGATAAGACTGACAGTAAATTATGGGACATAAAACAAGGCTTGGGTGGCTTGGTTGATATTGAGTTCCTCGTACAGTACTGGGCTTTAAAACATTCGAGAGAACTGGTTAATAAATTAAGCTCTTTTCATCAACTGCCGTTTAATAATGTTGACTGGTTACAACTTTTGGCAAAGTTTGGGTTTATTGATAATAAGAGCAGAGATCTGCTGGTTGACTGCTACCGTGTATTTCGCCAGATCAGTAATCATAATGCTTTACAGAATCAGCCATCGTTAATTGATAAAGCAGAACTCAACAGTGAAAGAGAACAGGTTTTGAATTTGTGGGATTCGACATTTGAAGCGGTCAATGTACAATGA
- a CDS encoding zinc-finger domain-containing protein — MSEKISNQQANSNQAESSPQQRIEVTADDLPISCPMPGKTLWSQHPRVFIPVENGEGHCPYCGNHFIVKS, encoded by the coding sequence GTGAGTGAAAAAATATCTAACCAGCAAGCGAATTCAAACCAGGCTGAGTCATCACCTCAGCAAAGGATTGAAGTTACTGCTGATGATCTTCCCATAAGTTGCCCTATGCCGGGGAAAACCTTATGGAGTCAGCACCCAAGGGTATTTATCCCAGTAGAGAACGGTGAAGGCCACTGCCCATATTGTGGTAATCACTTTATTGTTAAATCCTAA
- a CDS encoding aspartate kinase, producing the protein MSNKNNNPAWVVLKFGGSSVSSLDDWNNIGSIVSEYLQQGFKVALVHSAFKNITNQLEALAQTAVSGHYQEPLNELISYHLDMAQQMGVDDTLLTPWIESVQSVLQNIHQSGELTSPLRARLVAHGELLSSTLGAAFLRKLFKDHQRVEWLDARQLFVAEDEVHNNINDRFLNAVCHPRPDEKLANQWAEQFDVVLTQGFIASNKSGETILLGREGSDTSASYLAALLEAEKLEIWTDVAGMFTTDPNKLPEAKKIQQINYDQAFEMAEAGAKILHPRCLSTVMPYNIPIEIKSTHQPQESGTLINKDDGDSKWVKAIALKQQVPVMTLLLGRRGQQPETLQKVFGIFNDFALGCELLASTKESLVVAVETSNSIYSNEILNELSVKLAETCRSVLLSHSAIITLVGCQSSQALWHMMQIDAELPEQWLLLSHTSSDHHLSFLVNDDDALDILKLLHEHLIQ; encoded by the coding sequence ATGTCGAATAAAAATAATAACCCGGCCTGGGTCGTACTAAAGTTTGGAGGTTCCAGCGTTTCTAGCCTGGACGACTGGAATAACATCGGAAGCATTGTATCTGAGTATCTTCAACAAGGCTTTAAAGTTGCCCTTGTGCACTCAGCATTTAAGAATATCACTAATCAGCTGGAAGCATTGGCTCAAACCGCAGTAAGTGGCCACTATCAGGAGCCACTGAATGAGTTAATCTCCTACCATTTAGACATGGCACAACAGATGGGGGTTGATGATACTTTGTTGACTCCATGGATTGAATCGGTTCAGAGCGTCCTGCAAAATATTCATCAAAGTGGTGAACTGACATCACCGTTAAGAGCCAGACTGGTTGCTCATGGTGAGTTATTATCATCGACGCTTGGCGCTGCCTTCTTGAGAAAATTGTTTAAAGACCATCAACGGGTTGAGTGGCTGGATGCCCGACAATTATTTGTTGCTGAAGATGAAGTTCATAACAATATCAATGATCGTTTTTTGAACGCAGTTTGTCATCCTAGACCCGATGAGAAGCTCGCTAACCAATGGGCAGAACAATTTGATGTTGTGCTGACTCAGGGGTTTATCGCCAGCAATAAAAGTGGCGAAACGATTTTGCTGGGAAGAGAAGGGTCAGACACCTCCGCTTCCTATCTGGCAGCTTTGCTGGAAGCGGAAAAACTGGAAATATGGACCGACGTTGCGGGCATGTTCACAACGGATCCCAATAAATTGCCAGAAGCAAAAAAGATTCAACAGATCAATTATGACCAGGCGTTCGAGATGGCTGAAGCTGGCGCAAAAATATTGCATCCGCGTTGTCTCAGTACCGTAATGCCTTATAACATTCCAATTGAAATTAAGAGCACACATCAGCCCCAAGAATCAGGCACATTGATCAACAAAGATGACGGTGATTCAAAGTGGGTTAAAGCCATTGCACTGAAACAACAGGTGCCGGTCATGACCTTGCTGCTCGGGAGGCGTGGCCAACAACCAGAAACCTTACAGAAAGTTTTTGGAATTTTTAATGATTTTGCTTTGGGCTGTGAATTATTGGCGTCGACTAAGGAGTCTTTAGTCGTTGCTGTGGAAACCAGTAACAGTATTTACAGCAATGAAATCCTCAATGAATTGTCGGTTAAGTTAGCCGAAACTTGTCGAAGTGTTTTGTTGTCACATAGCGCGATCATCACGCTGGTCGGTTGCCAGTCCAGCCAGGCGCTATGGCACATGATGCAGATTGATGCCGAGCTGCCTGAGCAGTGGCTATTACTGAGTCACACTTCAAGCGATCACCATTTATCTTTCCTGGTCAATGATGACGATGCGTTAGATATTTTGAAATTACTTCATGAGCATCTAATTCAATAA